The following proteins come from a genomic window of Polyangiaceae bacterium:
- a CDS encoding winged helix-turn-helix transcriptional regulator yields MKEEVLLNQVFSALSDPTRRAILARLAQGEATVSELAKPFRMRQPTISKHLRVLEDAGLIRTARDAQRRPRSLVVGGPLKDVEAWLAPFREQWERRFDRLEGFLENKKKKV; encoded by the coding sequence ATGAAAGAGGAAGTCCTTCTGAACCAGGTGTTTTCTGCGCTCTCGGACCCGACTCGCCGGGCCATCTTGGCGCGCTTGGCGCAGGGGGAGGCCACGGTGTCGGAGCTGGCGAAACCATTCCGCATGCGGCAGCCGACCATCTCCAAGCATCTCCGGGTGTTGGAAGATGCGGGGCTGATTCGCACCGCGCGGGATGCACAGCGCAGGCCGCGGAGCTTGGTCGTGGGTGGGCCACTGAAAGACGTGGAGGCGTGGCTCGCCCCGTTCCGGGAGCAGTGGGAGCGGCGGTTCGATCGTTTGGAGGGGTTCCTCGAAAACAAGAAGAAGAAGGTCTGA
- a CDS encoding SRPBCC domain-containing protein — MSETVIDRESFTFEFERSLRASREDVFDAWTRPEQISEWWDPTGTRLAGCTVDLRVGGGFSFENSGHSQPFAGTYTVVERPSKLVFEVMGSVGTVLLESEGKTTRMRVSIRCATAEQLEQFIQIGVGVNTEKTLDNLVRYLK; from the coding sequence ATGTCCGAAACAGTGATCGATCGAGAGAGCTTCACGTTCGAGTTCGAGCGGAGCCTGCGGGCTTCTCGCGAGGACGTCTTCGACGCCTGGACGCGTCCGGAGCAAATTTCGGAGTGGTGGGACCCGACGGGTACTCGTCTCGCGGGTTGCACCGTGGACTTGCGAGTGGGAGGTGGGTTCAGCTTCGAGAATTCCGGTCACAGCCAGCCCTTCGCCGGCACTTACACAGTGGTCGAACGCCCGTCGAAGTTGGTCTTCGAGGTGATGGGCTCGGTGGGGACGGTGCTCCTGGAATCCGAAGGGAAGACGACGCGAATGCGCGTCAGCATCCGCTGCGCAACAGCAGAACAGCTGGAGCAGTTCATCCAGATCGGGGTCGGCGTGAACACCGAAAAGACGCTGGACAACCTGGTCCGCTATCTGAAGTGA
- a CDS encoding glycine--tRNA ligase, giving the protein MEQIVSLCKRRGFIFPGSAIYGGLQGTYDYGPLGAELKNNLKRAWWSANVWERDDMEGLDCSILMNKLVWRYSGHEETFSDPMVDCRSCKMRWRADQISDKCPSCGSKDLTDPRPFNLMFKTQVGPVADDESFAYLRPETAQGIFVNFKHVLDSTNRKLPFGIAQMGKAFRNEITPRNFIFRVREFEQMEIEYFVMPGEDEEWHRRWVEDRINWWLSVGLSRENLEPYHQKKDELAHYAKATVDLLYRFPHGLEELEGIANRTDFDLGSHSKAQDELGLFAKVNPNAHSTEKLMYFDAANKKHVVPFVIEPSAGVDRGVLAVLSEAYAEEQVKAPPADRLKPVEEALASFLKSADKNQKLSDEQKAAIAQEGERIRGDIAQHLPSVAALLNLSGAGSIEVGKKLRGQAERVVDEFYRTVLHLKPHMAPIKVAVLPLKKNAPEIVATAKRIRSDLLRAGGMRTVYDDTAAIGKLYRRQDEIGTPFCVTVDFDTLGEGKDPALKDTVTVRDRDTMAQERVPIAELREYIAERMR; this is encoded by the coding sequence ATGGAACAGATCGTCTCACTCTGTAAGCGCCGCGGATTCATCTTCCCCGGCTCCGCCATCTACGGCGGGCTGCAGGGTACGTACGACTACGGTCCGTTGGGCGCGGAGCTGAAGAACAACCTCAAGCGGGCCTGGTGGAGCGCCAACGTCTGGGAGCGCGACGACATGGAGGGGCTCGATTGCTCCATCCTGATGAACAAGCTCGTGTGGCGCTACTCGGGCCACGAGGAAACGTTCTCGGATCCGATGGTGGACTGCCGGAGCTGCAAGATGCGCTGGCGGGCGGACCAAATCTCCGACAAGTGCCCCAGCTGCGGCTCCAAGGACCTCACGGATCCGCGCCCCTTCAACCTGATGTTCAAGACCCAGGTGGGGCCCGTGGCGGACGACGAGTCCTTCGCCTACCTGCGGCCGGAAACGGCGCAGGGCATCTTCGTCAATTTCAAGCACGTGCTGGATTCCACCAACCGCAAGCTGCCCTTCGGTATCGCGCAGATGGGCAAGGCGTTCCGCAACGAGATCACGCCCCGCAACTTCATCTTCCGCGTGCGCGAGTTCGAGCAGATGGAGATCGAGTACTTCGTGATGCCGGGGGAGGACGAAGAGTGGCACCGCCGCTGGGTGGAAGATCGCATCAACTGGTGGCTGTCCGTGGGCCTCTCGCGAGAGAACCTCGAGCCCTATCATCAGAAGAAGGACGAGCTGGCTCACTACGCCAAGGCCACGGTGGATCTACTGTATCGCTTCCCCCACGGCCTCGAGGAGCTCGAGGGCATCGCCAACCGCACGGACTTCGACCTCGGCTCCCACAGCAAGGCGCAAGACGAGCTCGGCCTGTTCGCGAAGGTGAACCCCAACGCCCACAGCACCGAAAAGCTCATGTACTTCGACGCGGCCAACAAGAAGCACGTGGTGCCCTTCGTGATCGAGCCTTCTGCCGGCGTGGATCGCGGCGTGCTGGCGGTGCTCAGCGAGGCCTACGCCGAAGAGCAAGTGAAGGCGCCCCCGGCGGATCGCCTGAAGCCGGTGGAAGAAGCGCTGGCGTCCTTCCTCAAGTCCGCGGACAAGAATCAGAAGCTGTCCGACGAGCAGAAGGCCGCCATCGCGCAGGAAGGCGAGCGCATTCGCGGAGACATCGCGCAGCATCTCCCCTCCGTGGCGGCCCTCTTGAACCTGTCCGGCGCGGGCTCCATCGAGGTCGGCAAGAAGCTCCGCGGCCAGGCCGAGCGCGTGGTGGACGAATTCTACCGCACCGTGCTCCACCTCAAGCCGCACATGGCGCCCATCAAGGTAGCCGTGCTGCCGCTCAAGAAGAACGCGCCCGAAATCGTGGCGACGGCCAAGCGCATCCGCAGCGATCTACTCCGCGCTGGGGGCATGCGCACGGTGTACGACGACACCGCCGCGATCGGAAAGCTCTACCGCCGGCAGGACGAGATCGGCACGCCCTTCTGCGTCACCGTGGACTTCGACACCCTGGGCGAAGGCAAGGATCCCGCACTGAAGGACACCGTCACCGTGCGCGACCGTGACACCATGGCTCAGGAGCGCGTGCCCATCGCCGAGCTCCGCGAGTACATCGCGGAGCGCATGCGCTAG
- the trpS gene encoding tryptophan--tRNA ligase, protein MEEKFEIDAEDVEQESATFVAAARRSQSIWEDLPKNPGKYRVLTGERPTGPLHVGHLFGTVANRVRIQGLGATTFIVIADYQVLTDRDTADAVGENVHEVILDYLASGLDPDNGRTFFFSHSHIPELNQLVLPFMSLVTTAELDRNPTVKDEIRAAGLRQVNALMYTYPIHQAADILFCKGNVVPVGRDQLPHLELTRKIARRFNDRFAKDAPVFPVPSALLSDMPLVLGTDGQKMSKSRGNSIFLKMTAEETAKTIKGAKTDSDRNISYDPQARPEVANLLRLISICTEEAPEAIAARIGDGGGGKLKAELTDALNAYLAPIRERRARYAKDPAYVKEVLRRGVERAREEGVATLKQVRKAMNMDHGLD, encoded by the coding sequence ATGGAAGAAAAGTTCGAGATCGACGCCGAGGACGTGGAGCAGGAGTCCGCCACCTTCGTGGCGGCGGCGCGACGGAGCCAGTCCATCTGGGAAGATCTGCCGAAGAACCCGGGGAAGTACCGTGTGCTCACCGGGGAGCGCCCGACGGGGCCGCTGCACGTCGGGCATCTGTTCGGCACCGTGGCAAACCGCGTTCGCATCCAGGGGCTGGGCGCGACCACCTTCATCGTGATCGCCGACTACCAGGTGCTCACGGATCGCGACACGGCGGACGCCGTGGGCGAGAACGTCCACGAGGTGATCTTGGACTACCTCGCCTCGGGCCTCGATCCCGACAACGGCCGCACGTTCTTCTTCAGCCACAGCCACATCCCGGAGCTCAATCAGCTCGTGCTCCCGTTCATGTCTCTGGTGACCACCGCGGAGCTCGACCGAAACCCCACGGTGAAGGACGAGATCCGCGCGGCGGGCCTGCGTCAGGTCAACGCGCTGATGTACACGTATCCCATCCACCAGGCCGCCGACATCCTGTTCTGCAAGGGCAACGTGGTGCCGGTCGGGCGCGATCAGCTCCCCCATCTCGAGCTCACGCGCAAGATCGCGCGCCGCTTCAACGACCGTTTCGCCAAAGACGCACCGGTGTTCCCCGTGCCGAGCGCGCTGCTCAGCGACATGCCCTTGGTGCTGGGAACGGACGGCCAGAAGATGAGCAAGAGCCGCGGCAACTCCATCTTCCTCAAGATGACCGCGGAGGAGACCGCCAAGACCATCAAGGGCGCCAAGACAGACTCGGATCGCAACATCAGCTACGACCCTCAGGCCCGTCCGGAGGTCGCGAACCTGCTCCGGTTGATCTCCATCTGCACAGAAGAAGCCCCGGAGGCCATCGCCGCGCGCATTGGGGATGGCGGCGGGGGCAAGCTCAAGGCCGAGCTCACCGATGCCCTCAACGCCTACCTGGCGCCCATCCGCGAGCGCCGCGCCCGCTACGCCAAGGATCCGGCCTACGTGAAAGAAGTGCTTCGCCGCGGCGTGGAACGCGCTCGCGAAGAGGGCGTCGCCACGCTCAAGCAGGTACGCAAGGCCATGAACATGGACCACGGCCTCGACTGA
- a CDS encoding dimethylmenaquinone methyltransferase yields MTISEALLARWRRVPTAVVADITGGACQLDPDIRPLRPAGQQPALFGRALTAECPPADIGAVIGALELAKRGDVLVIAAGGHRHTATIGEILGGYLRARGAAGIICDGAVRDVGALGTWDDFSVFSRFVTPRGPTSFAQGAVNGVVSFGGRKISPGDLVIGDDDGLVRLTPEDATTWIEAAEEALKRERQWQEALATGKAIREALGLPSG; encoded by the coding sequence ATGACCATTTCAGAAGCCCTTCTCGCCCGCTGGCGACGCGTACCGACCGCTGTCGTCGCCGACATCACCGGCGGCGCATGCCAGCTCGATCCCGACATTCGACCGCTCCGCCCCGCCGGTCAGCAGCCGGCGCTGTTCGGGCGGGCGCTCACAGCGGAGTGCCCACCGGCGGACATCGGAGCCGTGATCGGCGCGCTGGAGCTCGCGAAGCGCGGCGACGTGTTGGTCATCGCCGCCGGCGGTCATCGGCACACCGCGACCATCGGCGAGATCCTCGGCGGCTACCTGCGCGCGCGGGGCGCTGCGGGCATCATCTGCGATGGAGCCGTGCGCGACGTGGGCGCCCTGGGCACCTGGGACGACTTCTCGGTGTTCAGTCGCTTCGTCACTCCGCGCGGCCCGACGAGCTTCGCGCAAGGCGCCGTCAACGGCGTGGTGAGCTTCGGCGGACGGAAGATCTCTCCCGGAGATCTCGTCATTGGCGACGACGACGGGCTCGTGCGCCTCACTCCGGAGGACGCCACGACCTGGATCGAGGCCGCGGAAGAAGCCCTGAAGCGTGAACGCCAGTGGCAGGAAGCGCTCGCCACGGGCAAGGCCATCCGCGAGGCTCTGGGGCTTCCGAGCGGCTGA
- a CDS encoding nitrous oxide reductase accessory protein NosL, which yields MKAPWILVPVLFLAIAPACQNNPAPSASGAASAVAIGDDECATCAMVVREQPSPRGQLVRSDGTRQMFCSIGDLLQGLNAPSAHGKASRVFVETLDPKADPAQTSTAQRPWKPADSASYVLGISRKGVMGTPVLAYATRAQAEVVAKGRNAKVYDWKGLTETLR from the coding sequence ATGAAGGCTCCTTGGATCCTCGTCCCGGTTCTATTCCTCGCCATCGCTCCGGCGTGCCAGAACAACCCTGCGCCATCGGCAAGTGGCGCAGCATCCGCCGTAGCCATCGGCGACGACGAGTGCGCAACGTGCGCAATGGTCGTACGCGAACAACCGTCGCCGCGAGGGCAGCTGGTGCGGAGCGACGGCACCCGCCAAATGTTCTGCTCCATTGGCGACCTGCTGCAGGGGCTCAATGCCCCGTCAGCACACGGCAAGGCCTCTCGCGTCTTCGTGGAAACCTTGGATCCAAAAGCGGATCCAGCGCAGACCAGTACCGCCCAACGCCCATGGAAGCCGGCAGATTCCGCGAGCTACGTGCTGGGGATCTCACGCAAGGGCGTCATGGGCACGCCTGTCCTCGCCTACGCCACCCGCGCACAAGCAGAGGTGGTCGCCAAGGGGCGCAACGCGAAGGTGTACGACTGGAAAGGGCTGACAGAGACGCTCCGATAG
- a CDS encoding ABC transporter permease subunit, producing the protein MGRVGRALVWHELLERTRDRWVLVISVLFALLCSAVSLYGRSAEGGASQLTGPSLVTLSSLLVPLVALVLGHDAIVGERERNTLGLLLSLPVGKLEVVLAKLVGRLLALSGAVGLGLGAAVAFAPKGQASVLMALLGPTLLLGAAFLSLGVLISSLTRRQLTAASLVVSTWFLLVFFYDLGLLGLLVVTDGGVSQATIARLVMANPAGLFRLHMMERFAGPAVLESLGVVVPLPGPAVTALLWAAWISVPVVISGVLLSRQKVVQ; encoded by the coding sequence ATGGGACGCGTGGGTCGAGCCCTGGTTTGGCACGAACTGCTCGAGCGCACCCGCGACCGTTGGGTGCTCGTCATCAGCGTTCTCTTCGCGTTGCTGTGCTCCGCCGTGAGCCTCTACGGTCGCAGCGCGGAAGGCGGCGCTAGCCAACTCACTGGGCCCAGCTTGGTCACACTCTCGAGCTTGTTGGTGCCGCTAGTTGCCCTAGTCCTGGGCCACGATGCAATAGTCGGGGAACGCGAGCGCAACACACTGGGGCTGCTCCTCTCCCTCCCCGTAGGCAAGTTGGAGGTCGTCCTCGCAAAGCTCGTCGGCCGCCTGCTCGCTCTCAGCGGCGCGGTCGGCTTGGGGCTGGGCGCCGCCGTTGCGTTCGCGCCAAAGGGACAAGCGTCGGTGCTGATGGCGCTGCTCGGGCCGACCTTGCTCTTGGGCGCTGCCTTCCTGTCGCTCGGCGTTCTCATATCCTCCCTCACCCGCCGCCAGCTCACCGCAGCCAGCTTGGTGGTCAGCACCTGGTTCTTGCTGGTGTTCTTCTACGATCTCGGTCTTCTTGGCCTGTTGGTGGTCACGGACGGTGGAGTCTCGCAAGCCACCATTGCCCGCCTCGTCATGGCCAATCCCGCGGGACTCTTTCGCTTGCACATGATGGAGCGCTTCGCCGGCCCCGCGGTGCTCGAGAGTCTCGGTGTTGTCGTTCCACTGCCCGGACCTGCGGTCACTGCGCTCTTGTGGGCAGCTTGGATCTCGGTACCAGTAGTCATCAGCGGCGTGTTGTTGTCCCGTCAGAAGGTCGTGCAATGA
- a CDS encoding ABC transporter ATP-binding protein: protein MKTLDLQRVSVRFGKVEALRDVTLEVKAGETMILVGPNGAGKSTLVKVILGLVRPAAGVLVVDGKRRRVDNAFKCHLGYLPEAVAFAESSTGRQVLSFFARARGVEKGRVDEVLSFVGLSSASRRAVRGYSRGMRQRLGLGVAILAKPELLILDEPTGGLDQEGLSVLWSVLAEWRKAGRMVLMATHDLALVERRVDRMCLLDAGSVVAVDTPAKLRERAELPVRVVFSLAEDTNGVTPFVERVQGWNGGSRAALDGDQLLVDVPPAGLLDLLELRQQYAGAIAGVRVIEPGLDAVYERLLERRQ from the coding sequence GTGAAGACGTTGGACCTTCAAAGGGTCTCCGTTCGGTTCGGGAAGGTCGAGGCGCTGCGGGACGTCACGCTCGAGGTGAAAGCCGGCGAGACCATGATCCTCGTCGGGCCAAATGGCGCGGGGAAGTCGACGCTGGTGAAGGTAATTCTGGGCCTGGTGCGTCCGGCGGCCGGCGTTCTCGTGGTGGATGGCAAGAGGCGCCGCGTGGACAATGCCTTCAAGTGCCACTTGGGCTACTTGCCGGAGGCCGTGGCGTTCGCCGAGAGCTCGACTGGACGCCAGGTATTGTCGTTCTTCGCGCGAGCGCGAGGGGTAGAGAAAGGACGCGTGGACGAAGTACTTTCCTTCGTCGGGCTGTCGAGTGCTAGCCGCCGCGCCGTGCGTGGCTACTCCCGTGGCATGCGTCAGCGCTTGGGACTGGGCGTCGCGATCCTGGCGAAGCCCGAGCTGTTGATCTTGGACGAACCCACGGGCGGGCTCGATCAGGAGGGACTGTCGGTGCTGTGGTCCGTGCTGGCTGAGTGGAGGAAGGCCGGCCGCATGGTGCTGATGGCGACCCATGACTTGGCTTTGGTGGAACGACGTGTCGACCGCATGTGCCTGTTGGACGCGGGCAGCGTGGTTGCAGTGGACACGCCGGCCAAGCTTCGCGAGCGGGCGGAACTACCAGTCCGGGTGGTCTTCTCCCTGGCAGAAGACACGAACGGCGTTACCCCCTTCGTGGAGAGGGTTCAGGGCTGGAACGGCGGCAGTCGCGCCGCCCTCGACGGCGATCAACTGCTGGTCGACGTGCCCCCGGCGGGACTCCTGGACTTGCTCGAGCTGCGCCAGCAGTACGCCGGCGCCATTGCCGGAGTGCGCGTCATCGAGCCAGGGTTGGATGCGGTGTACGAGCGTCTGCTGGAGCGGAGGCAGTGA
- the nosD gene encoding nitrous oxide reductase family maturation protein NosD yields MNRLIPWAVLAGTLVASPAPARVLVAGPSLADTLKQAVDGDVVEVPKGTYAGSFVVDRRITLRGKGAVLDGQGRGTVLRIEAAGAVVEGFSIQNGGTDLAAPDSCVYLAEKATGAVLRKNVIEGCGFGVWVHRTDKARILDNRVIGSLEGHRSNRGNGIQLFDASHLLVEGNVVTGGRDGIYVSATDDSVIRKNSFEKTRYGVHYMYSYRNTLEGNESSDSFSGFALMGSRYIRAHHNTASGNQEHGILLRDDQYCTIHDNVMEHDGVGLFVYSSTENRIFGNLMRGNEIGAKVWAGSVRNEVFDNEFVGNRSQVFYVSAEDLVWGKNGPGNYWGDYLGWDQDGDGFGDRPYRLDSFTASLIHRFPAAVLLVRSPALELLSHLEQTLPILRVPTIIDNRPRITRKQP; encoded by the coding sequence ATGAACCGCCTGATTCCGTGGGCAGTTCTCGCTGGCACCCTGGTCGCATCACCGGCACCGGCCCGAGTGCTGGTTGCGGGTCCTTCGCTGGCGGACACGTTGAAGCAGGCTGTGGATGGTGACGTCGTCGAGGTTCCCAAAGGGACGTACGCGGGCTCCTTCGTCGTGGACAGGCGCATCACATTGCGCGGCAAGGGGGCAGTCTTGGACGGTCAGGGCCGCGGCACCGTGCTCCGCATCGAGGCTGCTGGCGCGGTCGTGGAAGGCTTTTCGATCCAGAACGGCGGGACTGACCTCGCCGCGCCGGATTCCTGCGTCTACCTGGCCGAGAAGGCTACGGGCGCCGTGCTCCGAAAGAACGTAATCGAGGGCTGCGGCTTCGGCGTTTGGGTCCATCGTACGGACAAGGCCCGCATCCTCGACAATCGAGTGATCGGCTCCCTCGAGGGTCATCGTTCGAATCGAGGCAACGGCATCCAGCTATTCGACGCTTCGCATCTGTTGGTCGAAGGCAACGTAGTGACGGGTGGACGAGACGGGATCTACGTGTCCGCGACGGACGACAGTGTGATCCGAAAGAACAGCTTCGAGAAGACGCGCTACGGCGTCCACTACATGTACTCCTATCGCAACACTCTCGAGGGCAACGAAAGCTCGGACAGCTTCAGCGGCTTCGCCCTGATGGGGAGCCGCTACATTCGCGCCCACCACAACACGGCGTCCGGCAATCAGGAGCACGGCATTCTGCTCAGGGACGATCAGTACTGCACCATCCACGACAACGTCATGGAGCACGATGGTGTCGGTCTGTTCGTCTACTCCAGCACCGAGAACCGTATCTTCGGCAACCTGATGCGAGGGAACGAGATCGGCGCCAAAGTCTGGGCCGGGAGCGTGCGCAACGAGGTCTTCGACAACGAGTTCGTCGGTAACCGCAGTCAGGTCTTCTATGTGTCCGCGGAGGACTTGGTGTGGGGGAAAAATGGCCCCGGCAACTACTGGGGCGACTACCTGGGCTGGGACCAGGATGGTGATGGCTTCGGGGACCGGCCCTACCGCCTGGACAGCTTCACTGCGAGCTTGATCCACCGCTTCCCCGCGGCAGTGCTGCTCGTGCGTAGCCCGGCGCTGGAGCTGCTTTCGCACCTCGAACAGACCCTACCCATCCTGCGCGTACCCACCATCATCGACAACCGGCCACGAATCACGAGGAAGCAGCCGTGA